From a region of the Brevibacterium siliguriense genome:
- a CDS encoding YdeI/OmpD-associated family protein gives MTTTTADVTFTANTEVLGDRPILRLPQEASDQLPSRGQVAVDGTLDGTDFSTVIEPDGLRGHWISLDDDQWAKLGKNEGAEVEVGLTPTKTWPEVTVPSDLCTALDAAGDLDDVWSGLTPMARWEWVRWIKATKNADTRARRVEVAISKLESGKRRPCCFDLSSCTDPELSKSGKLLGLS, from the coding sequence ATGACCACCACGACTGCAGACGTCACGTTCACTGCGAACACCGAGGTGCTGGGCGACCGCCCGATCCTGCGCCTGCCTCAGGAAGCCAGCGATCAGCTGCCCTCCCGCGGACAGGTCGCCGTCGACGGCACCCTCGATGGCACCGATTTCAGCACTGTCATCGAACCCGACGGTCTTCGCGGCCATTGGATCAGCCTTGATGATGACCAGTGGGCGAAGCTCGGGAAGAATGAAGGAGCGGAGGTCGAGGTCGGCCTGACTCCAACGAAGACCTGGCCCGAGGTGACGGTTCCCTCGGACCTCTGCACAGCACTCGATGCTGCCGGCGACCTCGATGACGTGTGGTCCGGCCTGACGCCGATGGCCCGCTGGGAATGGGTGCGCTGGATCAAGGCGACGAAGAACGCCGATACGCGCGCTCGCCGTGTCGAGGTCGCGATCTCGAAGCTCGAATCAGGCAAACGTCGTCCTTGCTGCTTCGACCTGTCCTCATGCACGGACCCGGAACTGTCGAAGAGCGGAAAGCTCCTCGGACTGTCGTGA
- a CDS encoding family 1 glycosylhydrolase, giving the protein MPIADGDMDLISAPNAVYGFNYYNPTTVRASEGPAPFEMVPTPGAPLTGFGSLWPIRPDTMRDFLMDIAQRYGSALPPIIFTENGASFPEPDTTETEIRDSERIDYLRDHLGAVIEAKAAGVRIDGYTVSPSPHRGGPAVRAPVSVGRMVWFTLAWLAIWTVQLAPIQLLLPLQLDTQCGHWIDGVVWSRLVFCAGGLAGIIAVPMAGRFSDRPRSRFGRRRT; this is encoded by the coding sequence ATGCCGATTGCAGACGGCGATATGGACCTCATCTCCGCTCCGAACGCGGTCTACGGCTTCAACTACTACAACCCCACCACTGTCCGAGCCTCTGAGGGGCCCGCACCGTTCGAGATGGTGCCCACTCCCGGAGCGCCCTTGACCGGGTTCGGCTCGCTGTGGCCGATTCGCCCGGATACGATGCGAGACTTCCTCATGGACATCGCGCAGCGCTATGGGTCGGCGTTGCCGCCGATCATCTTCACCGAAAACGGAGCTTCGTTCCCGGAACCGGATACCACGGAAACGGAGATCCGAGATTCCGAGCGGATCGACTATCTGCGCGACCACCTCGGCGCGGTGATCGAAGCGAAGGCCGCAGGTGTGCGCATCGACGGGTACACCGTCAGCCCTTCACCTCACCGAGGCGGCCCTGCCGTTCGAGCACCAGTCTCGGTCGGGCGGATGGTGTGGTTCACTCTCGCCTGGCTGGCGATCTGGACGGTTCAGCTGGCACCGATCCAACTCCTGCTGCCGCTGCAGCTCGACACTCAGTGCGGGCACTGGATCGACGGAGTCGTCTGGTCCAGACTCGTGTTCTGTGCTGGAGGTCTGGCCGGGATCATCGCCGTGCCTATGGCCGGACGGTTCTCCGACCGCCCGCGGTCCCGCTTCGGCAGGCGTCGTACCTAG
- a CDS encoding NAD(P)/FAD-dependent oxidoreductase has product MAEEFGTVVIGAGLAGGTVVESLRDAGYTAKIALVGADPAAPYYRPDLSKKVMIEGSDPADSALRGEDWYSAHDVSTYFGTSVTALDANAQKVTLDDGQELSYGQAILATGAVPRTLDVPGAQLGNIHTLRDAGDAVAIRSQFGDGKKVAIIGGGWIGLEVAAAAKSNGCDVTVILNTDAPPLSAVLGHELGEYFENLHRKNGVNFLKNANTTAFTGDSAVEAVETSAGSVPADLVVVGIGADPAIDLAASAELTTENGVVVDDQMRTSDGNVLAIGDIANAQNTLRGERLRVEHWDNSVRQAEVAASTISGGTKTYDWQPYFYTDQFDLGMEYVGRGGPEDDVIIRGDKSSGEFIVFWHRDGKVTAAMNVNVWEYGDELRALIGKEVTADRLAYEQVPVGEL; this is encoded by the coding sequence ATGGCAGAAGAATTCGGAACAGTCGTCATCGGCGCAGGCCTGGCAGGAGGCACAGTGGTCGAATCGCTGCGCGACGCCGGGTACACAGCGAAGATCGCGCTCGTCGGTGCCGACCCCGCGGCTCCGTACTACCGACCGGACCTGTCGAAGAAGGTGATGATCGAGGGTTCGGATCCCGCAGATTCGGCTCTCCGAGGTGAAGACTGGTACTCCGCTCACGACGTGTCGACATACTTCGGCACCTCGGTGACCGCCCTCGACGCGAATGCGCAGAAAGTCACCCTCGACGACGGTCAGGAGCTGTCCTACGGTCAGGCGATCCTCGCAACCGGAGCGGTGCCCCGCACACTCGACGTCCCCGGCGCTCAGCTGGGCAATATCCACACTCTCCGCGATGCCGGAGATGCAGTGGCCATCCGCTCCCAGTTCGGCGACGGCAAGAAGGTCGCGATCATCGGCGGCGGTTGGATCGGCCTGGAAGTCGCGGCAGCGGCGAAGTCCAACGGCTGCGATGTCACTGTCATCCTCAACACCGACGCACCCCCGCTCTCTGCCGTCCTCGGACACGAACTCGGAGAATATTTCGAGAATCTGCACCGCAAGAACGGAGTGAATTTCCTCAAGAACGCGAACACGACCGCGTTCACCGGTGACTCCGCTGTCGAGGCCGTCGAAACGTCTGCCGGAAGCGTCCCCGCCGATCTCGTAGTGGTCGGAATCGGTGCCGATCCCGCCATCGATCTGGCCGCCTCGGCGGAATTGACGACCGAGAACGGCGTAGTCGTCGACGATCAGATGCGGACCTCCGACGGCAACGTGCTGGCGATCGGCGATATCGCCAATGCGCAGAACACTCTGCGCGGCGAACGTCTGCGCGTGGAGCACTGGGACAACTCTGTGCGCCAGGCCGAGGTCGCGGCCTCGACGATCAGCGGCGGAACCAAGACCTACGATTGGCAGCCCTACTTCTACACCGACCAGTTCGACCTCGGAATGGAATACGTCGGTCGCGGCGGTCCCGAGGACGACGTCATCATCCGCGGCGACAAGTCCAGCGGCGAATTCATCGTGTTCTGGCACCGTGACGGCAAGGTCACCGCGGCCATGAACGTCAATGTCTGGGAGTACGGCGACGAGCTCCGCGCTCTCATCGGCAAGGAAGTCACTGCCGATCGCCTCGCCTACGAACAGGTGCCTGTCGGCGAACTCTGA
- a CDS encoding alpha-ketoglutarate-dependent dioxygenase AlkB family protein, producing MDSLFADEAFDRRPRIVAPGAVWVPGFLSAEAQQWIIARYAQWQSGPVPPHATTIAGHPMSVTTIGLGWHWQPGRYDRRAVDVNDKLVLPFPDWMTRLGRQVLESAVKFVEDSADFAPGTASAWGFDPAGYHPDVALVNYYDEHAKMGMHQDKDEFDPAPVVSLSLGDTCLFRFGNTETRNRPFDDLRLASGDAFVFGGPARFAYHGVKSIQPGTAPDAGRLDLLGGGRINITMRTTGRD from the coding sequence ATGGATTCGCTCTTCGCCGATGAGGCCTTCGACCGCCGACCGAGAATCGTCGCCCCCGGTGCAGTCTGGGTGCCAGGCTTCCTTTCGGCCGAGGCGCAGCAGTGGATCATCGCCCGCTATGCGCAGTGGCAGTCCGGTCCGGTTCCACCGCATGCCACGACGATCGCGGGCCATCCGATGAGTGTGACGACGATCGGTCTGGGCTGGCATTGGCAGCCCGGTCGCTATGATCGTCGCGCCGTCGACGTCAACGACAAATTGGTGCTGCCCTTCCCCGACTGGATGACCCGCCTGGGCCGCCAGGTGCTGGAGTCCGCGGTCAAGTTCGTCGAGGACAGCGCAGATTTCGCCCCGGGAACCGCCTCGGCGTGGGGATTCGACCCTGCCGGCTACCACCCGGACGTGGCGCTCGTGAACTACTACGACGAACACGCGAAGATGGGCATGCACCAGGACAAGGACGAATTCGATCCTGCCCCGGTCGTGTCCCTGTCATTGGGCGATACGTGCCTCTTCCGGTTCGGGAACACCGAGACCCGCAATCGGCCCTTCGACGATCTGCGGCTGGCCTCGGGCGATGCCTTCGTCTTCGGCGGTCCTGCGCGCTTCGCCTATCACGGGGTGAAGTCGATCCAACCGGGAACCGCACCGGATGCCGGACGCCTGGACCTCCTCGGCGGTGGCAGGATCAACATCACGATGCGCACAACCGGACGGGACTGA
- a CDS encoding cation:proton antiporter has translation MSEALATTLVGIFGITGSLLLLGSALAMFRVRDALSRINVFSPATGLGMPFIVIAAFIFDLYSSGFSWVSLIMAVIAVLCLIIVSSVASNTLARSAVLSGQPVFRKTSPNRLAAPPEGVVDVDPDAQDT, from the coding sequence ATGAGTGAAGCACTGGCCACGACCCTCGTTGGGATCTTCGGAATCACGGGATCCCTGCTGCTGCTCGGCTCAGCATTGGCGATGTTCCGGGTCCGCGACGCCCTGTCCCGGATCAACGTGTTCTCTCCGGCCACAGGGCTGGGCATGCCGTTCATCGTCATCGCCGCTTTCATCTTCGATCTCTATTCGTCCGGATTCTCCTGGGTCTCATTGATCATGGCCGTTATCGCCGTGCTGTGTCTGATCATCGTGTCCTCAGTCGCCAGCAACACCCTTGCCCGGTCGGCGGTGCTGTCCGGTCAGCCGGTGTTCCGGAAGACGTCACCGAATCGGCTGGCAGCGCCGCCGGAGGGCGTCGTCGACGTCGACCCCGACGCACAGGACACCTGA
- a CDS encoding monovalent cation/H+ antiporter complex subunit F, with protein MIVIAGICAVILAAAIIIGLIRVLTARDQGSRAVVSDLIYFSAIAIVTMLGIAVSSSIVLDVIFLSSMVGILATIALSRILTRGHR; from the coding sequence ATGATCGTCATCGCCGGCATCTGCGCGGTCATCCTCGCCGCCGCCATCATCATCGGACTCATCCGCGTGCTCACCGCACGCGATCAGGGCTCACGCGCGGTGGTCTCGGACCTCATCTACTTCTCGGCCATCGCGATCGTCACGATGCTCGGCATCGCAGTGTCCTCGTCGATCGTCCTCGACGTGATCTTCCTGTCTTCCATGGTGGGGATCCTCGCCACGATCGCTCTGTCCCGCATCCTCACGAGGGGGCACCGCTGA
- a CDS encoding Na+/H+ antiporter subunit E yields MRLIHGISYVGFIVWAVITGSATVVSRLFRTDYAQPMIVELPMRCATDLEVTLFASSITITPGTLVTAIAAGTSTTPPVIFVHALFEESEESALDGLIDMESRLLAMTRGRAPGPHADPQGGLS; encoded by the coding sequence ATGCGCCTCATCCACGGAATCTCCTACGTCGGATTCATCGTCTGGGCGGTCATCACGGGGTCAGCGACCGTCGTCTCCCGTCTCTTCCGCACCGACTACGCGCAGCCGATGATCGTCGAACTGCCGATGCGCTGCGCCACCGACCTCGAAGTCACGCTCTTCGCGTCATCGATCACCATCACACCCGGCACCCTGGTCACAGCGATCGCCGCCGGAACATCGACGACCCCACCTGTGATCTTCGTCCACGCCCTGTTCGAGGAGTCGGAGGAATCCGCCCTCGACGGGCTCATCGATATGGAGTCGCGTCTGCTGGCCATGACCCGCGGACGGGCACCGGGACCACACGCCGATCCGCAGGGAGGACTCTCATGA
- a CDS encoding monovalent cation/H+ antiporter subunit D family protein — protein sequence MNSALLLLLIGIPLLASALSVLITSRTFDRLLLLAVPVLVGGSGIALLAVHASTPVIAHSVGDYVPGLAIVFVSDTFTALMLVLTSLVAFVSSLFLVSTGEDQYRFVPALILMMLTGVYGALLTGDLFNFFVFVEVMMLPAYALIAVTGTWRRLGIGRLYVMVNLLTSTMLLIGVGFVYGATGTVNLAVLADQGRPTGQAAIALGVVLLSLFIKAGGAPFHGWLVRSYPNTSAGMMSLFSGLHSKVGLYAIYRIYTTVYGEPAAWSTVILIVAVASILIGAISGFGQVRVRNVLGFQMTAGVGHILLGVTLLTSAALGAGAFYMMHHMITMSGLLLIMGAVEQTYGSGSFRKISGLASRERWATILMVLGLFSLVGLPPTSGLWGKVGLIRASTGASGGFGWVLVAAIVAGALISLLALQRTWRNTFWGPPMQTYRPDSAETGRAPAEPILRTVRIPARLLVPATVMIGLSVALFCFPEPLLDLTHRAAEGLLDHSDYIEAVMAP from the coding sequence ATGAACTCCGCACTGCTCCTCCTTCTCATCGGCATCCCGCTCCTGGCCTCCGCATTGAGCGTGCTCATCACCTCACGCACCTTCGACCGTCTGCTCCTGCTTGCGGTTCCGGTGCTGGTCGGCGGCAGCGGCATCGCGCTCCTCGCGGTTCACGCCTCGACCCCGGTGATCGCCCACTCGGTCGGCGACTACGTTCCCGGCCTGGCGATCGTGTTCGTCTCCGACACGTTCACCGCACTTATGCTCGTGCTCACTTCGCTCGTGGCGTTCGTCAGCAGTCTGTTCCTCGTCTCCACAGGAGAGGACCAGTACCGGTTCGTCCCGGCACTCATCCTGATGATGCTCACCGGTGTCTACGGTGCGCTCCTGACCGGTGATCTGTTCAACTTCTTCGTCTTCGTCGAAGTGATGATGCTGCCCGCCTATGCGCTCATCGCCGTCACCGGCACCTGGCGCAGGCTCGGCATCGGACGACTCTATGTGATGGTCAACCTGCTGACTTCGACGATGCTGCTCATCGGGGTCGGATTCGTCTACGGCGCCACCGGCACGGTCAATCTCGCCGTGCTGGCAGATCAGGGACGCCCGACAGGCCAAGCCGCGATCGCTCTGGGCGTGGTGCTGCTGTCGCTGTTCATCAAGGCCGGCGGCGCGCCCTTCCACGGGTGGCTCGTCCGCAGCTATCCGAACACCTCGGCGGGCATGATGTCTCTGTTCTCCGGGCTGCACTCGAAGGTCGGGCTCTACGCCATCTACCGCATCTACACCACCGTCTACGGTGAACCTGCCGCGTGGTCAACCGTCATCCTCATCGTTGCGGTGGCGAGCATCCTCATCGGTGCGATCTCCGGATTCGGGCAGGTGCGAGTGCGCAACGTGCTCGGATTCCAGATGACAGCCGGCGTTGGTCACATCCTCCTCGGCGTCACCCTGCTGACCTCGGCGGCCCTCGGCGCCGGTGCGTTCTACATGATGCACCATATGATCACGATGTCCGGTCTGCTGCTCATCATGGGAGCGGTCGAACAGACCTACGGCTCCGGTTCGTTCCGCAAGATCTCCGGGCTCGCCTCACGCGAGCGGTGGGCGACCATCCTCATGGTCCTCGGACTCTTCTCCCTGGTCGGTCTTCCGCCGACTTCGGGACTGTGGGGCAAGGTCGGCCTCATCAGGGCCTCGACGGGGGCCAGCGGCGGCTTCGGATGGGTCCTTGTCGCAGCCATCGTGGCGGGCGCGCTGATCAGCCTTCTGGCGCTTCAGCGCACCTGGCGCAACACCTTCTGGGGACCGCCGATGCAGACCTACCGCCCGGACTCGGCGGAGACCGGGCGTGCTCCGGCAGAACCGATCCTGCGCACCGTGCGCATCCCTGCGCGTCTGCTGGTGCCCGCCACGGTCATGATCGGACTCTCCGTGGCACTCTTCTGCTTCCCGGAGCCTCTGCTCGACCTCACGCACCGGGCCGCCGAGGGTCTGCTCGACCACAGCGACTACATCGAGGCGGTGATGGCACCGTGA
- a CDS encoding sodium:proton antiporter, whose protein sequence is MILALTIGVLTAGGVYLMMQRSMVRGVFGLTLISHAANFILLSAGVGAWRGEPLAGRGDLSEAADPLPQAFVLTAIVITLAVTIFMLALAVLGHDDDQKRNPETGEERDS, encoded by the coding sequence ATGATCCTGGCACTGACGATCGGTGTCCTCACCGCCGGCGGCGTCTACCTCATGATGCAGCGCTCCATGGTCCGCGGAGTCTTCGGGCTCACCCTCATCTCCCACGCTGCGAACTTCATCCTGCTGTCGGCAGGAGTCGGCGCGTGGAGAGGCGAACCACTGGCCGGACGCGGAGACCTCTCCGAGGCGGCCGACCCGCTGCCTCAGGCCTTCGTCCTCACCGCCATCGTCATCACCTTGGCGGTGACGATCTTCATGCTCGCTCTGGCCGTGCTCGGCCATGATGACGACCAGAAACGCAATCCCGAGACGGGGGAGGAGCGCGACTCATGA